A stretch of the Lolium perenne isolate Kyuss_39 chromosome 3, Kyuss_2.0, whole genome shotgun sequence genome encodes the following:
- the LOC127341237 gene encoding anthranilate O-methyltransferase 2: MDATSGVRMATGNGENSYAVNSRLQEKAILETWPVLRKAVEEVYTSLSTRWSTIVVADLGCSSGPNTLRFVTEVIGAIRAYTQKSEEHARGVEVQFFLNDLPGNDFNLVFRSLEHFEGIAGRKEAPPHYVAGLPGSYYGKLFPRQSVHLFHSSYSLMWRSKVPPELSTCTHLNEGNIYIGNTTPPTVIKLFQEQFRKDFELFLILRSRELVSGGRMLLTFLGRKSEEMLMHGEVSSMLELVAKSLQHLVQKGRVEKKKLDSFNLPYYAPSMKEVNTLIKKNGLFNVEQIKLFESNWDPQDDLDGDVVLDSASSGKNVAQCIRAVLEPLIVDHFGQDIIDELFMVFAATIAKHLEKAKAKYPIIMVSLKKAMPLNY, from the exons ATGGATGCAACGAGCGGCGTTCGCATGGCTACTGGTAACGGAGAAAACAGCTACGCCGTCAACTCCAGGCTCCAA GAGAAGGCCATTTTGGAAACATGGCCAGTGCTCAGGAAGGCCGTAGAAGAGGTGTACACCTCGCTCTCCACCCGCTGGAGCACCATAGTCGTCGCCGACCTCGGCTGCTCATCTGGTCCCAACACCCTGCGCTTCGTCACCGAGGTGATCGGCGCCATCCGTGCCTATACCCAGAAGTCGGAAGAACATGCTCGTGGCGTGGAGGTCCAGTTCTTCCTCAATGACCTGCCCGGGAACGACTTCAACCTCGTCTTCCGCTCACTGGAGCACTTTGAGGGCATCGCCGGCCGGAAAGAGGCGCCGCCGCACTACGTCGCAGGGCTTCCCGGATCCTACTACGGCAAGCTTTTCCCTCGCCAGAGCGTCCATCTCTTCCACTCATCATACTCCCTCATGTGGCGTTCCAAG GTCCCTCCAGAGCTCTCAACCTGTACTCACCTGAACGAAGGCAATATATACATTGGAAATACTACTCCTCCAACTGTGATTAAGCTCTTCCAAGAACAATTTCGGAAGGACTTTGAGTTGTTCCTTATATTGCGTTCACGAGAGCTTGTCAGTGGAGGTAGAATGTTGCTAACATTTCTTGGCCGAAAGAGTGAAGAGATGTTGATGCATGGGGAAGTTAGCAGCATGCTTGAATTGGTTGCCAAATCTCTACAGCATCTGGTACAAAAG GGTCGtgtggagaagaagaagctggacTCATTCAACCTGCCATACTACGCCCCATCAATGAAAGAGGTGAACACATTAATCAAGAAGAATGGTCTATTCAATGTTGAACAAATTAAACTCTTTGAATCAAATTGGGACCCACAAGATGACTTGGATGGTGATGTGGTACTTGATTCGGCCAGTAGTGGGAAAAATGTTGCCCAGTGCATAAGGGCAGTATTGGAGCCGCTCATTGTAGACCACTTCGGTCAAGACATTATTGACGAGTTATTCATGGTATTTGCTGCCACCATTGCAAAGCATCTCGAGAAAGCCAAGGCAAAGTACCCCATCATCATGGTGTCCTTGAAGAAGGCCATGCCTTTGAACTACTAG